The sequence below is a genomic window from Ignavibacteriales bacterium.
GTAGGTGTTTGCCCGGTATTCCGTTTAAATGCGGTATTAAAAACAGATTTTGAATTAAACCCGCATTCGTATAAAATTTCAAGCACGGTCATTTTAGATTTTGAGTGATCTGAAAGAATAGTTTTCGCTTCACGGATACGGTAATCATTAACAAAATCATAAAAATTTTGATTGAGGTTCTGGTTAATTATCTGGGATAGTACTTTAGGTTGAACTTTTAAAGATGCGGCAAGATTACTCAATGTCAGTGTCGGCTCAAGGTGCGGCTTTTCATTTTCCATATAAGCCAAAAGCTCTTCAAGATACTCCTCGCTTCTTTCTTTTGTTAAAGCAGAATTTTCATATTTAACTTTTTCAATAGGTGTTTGCAGCGTATCAAAATATTGCGGTTGTTTAAGTCCGCGGTACATGATCAGTATTGCAAATACAAAATTAATTGTCAAAGAAATAAGTGATAGCCAGTTACTTATGAGATTGGTAATCAAATAATTTCTTATCAAAACATAATGAACAAGATCAATGAACCACATAAAAACGAATGCCCATATCACGAGTTTTAACCATGATAATTTTATTGTATCAATATCCGAATACGAGTTCTTGATAGAAAGCTCATGCTTTTTCAGTATGACAATAGACAGAATCAGATAAATAAGTATCTGAGTGTTCATTACCTGATTGAACCAGAATCCTAAATTCCCCGGAAATACATGCCCCGTTTGCAGAAGGTTTATTTTTTCTTCAAGTGGTTTTAAATGAAATAATAAAAGAACTAATACGATATAAAGAAGTGATGGCAGTAAATGAAGAAAGAATCGTGAAGTTATTTTATATCCGGGAATCGTCACTGACTTTGTATAAAAGTAAAGAAGCGGTCCAAACAGAAACCCAAACGTAGTTCCCCAGAATAAAAAATTCACAAATAATTTCAGGTCAACAAAAAGATAGTGTTGTATCAAAAAGCCGGCAATAAATAATGCATTTGATACAAGGAATATTAAAAGTAGTGAATGGCTTAAGTCTCCCTTTTTTCTCAGCATCAAAACAAACCCTGCAAACAGCAGTAGCTGGAATGTTGTAATGATGGAAACCATTCTTATAAGTTCAGCCATAAACTTATGTTCTTATTATTCTATTTTATTAAAACTTGTCCTCCGCAGTGTTAACGCAGGAGGATCATTTTCTTTGTTTGAGTATACTTCCCTGCTTGCCCACCGCCAGGCGTGGATGTCAATTTATAATAATAAACTCCGCTTGCCAATCCTTCTCCGTTGAATGTCACTTCATAACTGCCGGCAGGTTTTTCTTCATTAATTAATGTAGTTACTTTTTTGCCAAGTACATCGTAAATGTTTAGTGTTACCATTTGTAGAGACGGGGCATGCCCCGTCTCTACGTCAGAAATACTGAATTTAATTTTTGTTGTCGGGTTAAACGGATTAGGATAGTTTTGTTCAAGAGTAAAATTATTAATTGCAGAAGAAGTGCTTTCAACATTTGTCACTGCATTAAGATCTATTTTATACATCGACCTTCCATACGTACCGGCAGCAAGATAATTTGCTGTTGGATGAATTTTTATATCACCTATTGGAAGAACAGGCAATCCTTCACCAAGCACTTCCCAGCTTGCACCGGTATTGAAGCTGACATACATACCAACATCGCTTCCAAGATATAACCTGTTCGCATTATTGTTATCAACTGCAAAAGCATTTACGGGAGCGTCAGGAAGATTGCTGCTTATATCTGTCCAGTTGCTTCCTTTATTTGTACTTCTGAAAACATGCGGCTGCGGGTCTCTCCATTTCAATCCGCTGAAAGTTACATAAACTATATTTTCATCATTCGGATCGACAACAACTCTTGTAACCCATCTATCAGGAAGTCCATCTGAAATTTCTGTCCAGTTTGTTCCATTGTTTGTGGTAACCCAAACGTGTGCATCATCTGTTCCGACATAAATTACGTTTGTGTTTGTCGGTGCTACTGCAATGGTTGTGATTGTACCAAGTCTTCTTCCGCTAACCCAATCAGTAAGTGCCGGACTAATTTTTGCCCACGATGAAGCTCCGTTAGTTGTTCTGTATAAAAAGTTAGTTCCGTAATAAAGTTTTGTTGGTGTTACAGGATCCATAATTACAGGCGTTGACCAATTGGTTGGTTCGCTGGATGATACTCCGTTTAATACATCATAGTTCCAGTTGAAGCCTCCGTCAACAGATTTTCCAAGTCCGCCGTTTTGTGATTCTGCATAAATAATATTCGGATTTGAATGGTCGACGATTACATAAAATCCATCGCCGCCGAAAATGTTCTGCCAGTTACTTAAGCCGCCGTCCTGAGTTCTGTTCGTTCCGTTATCCTGTGTGCCGCCATATAATTTTTGCGGATTATTTGCATCAAGTCCAATTTCATAAAACTGAGTCGCTGGTATATGCGCCGCATTTGACCAATTCACTCCGCCGTCAGATGAAATATTTATTCCGCCGTCATTTCCATTTAAAATATAATTAGGGTTTGTTGGATGGAACGCAAGCGCGTGATGATCAACATGTAAATGATCCGGTCCGCCATATCCATAAATTATCGGCCAGGTAGTTCCACTGTTTGTTGAACGCATAAAAGCGACGTCCATCACATATACTGTGTTGGGGTTTGTCGGATGAACTCTAACCTGACCAAAGTACCAGCTGAATCCTGCAGTTCCATCCTGAAGTTCCCCGTCAGTATCAACATCAATCCAGCTATTTCCGAAGTTTGTAGTTTTAAACAAACTTATAATGTTACTTCCATCACCATATAAAGCATAAACAATTTCAGGATTACTTTTACTTATTGATAAACCAATTCTTCCCACATTTGTTGAAGATGGATCAGGAAGTCCTGATGTAACTGGTGACCAGCTATCACCGCTGTTTGTTGTTCTGTAAATTCCGCTTGAAGGTCCGTAAAGATGTGAAGAGTTTGGTCGCCTTACTCTTTCCCACATTGAAACCATTAGCCTGTCTGGATTATTCGGATCGATAACAATATCAATTGCGCCTGTTGAATCGCTGATAAATAAATTTTGTTCCCATGTACTTCCGCCGTTTGTAGATTTATAAATTCCTCTTTCAGGGTTAGGTGAAAAGTAAGAGCCGACAGCGGCAAGGTAAATGATATTTGTATTAACAGGATGAACAATGACTCTTCCGATTGAAGTTGTTGCTGACAATCCTAAAAAATTCCATGTTGTTCCGGCATCCGTTGATTTGTAAACACCGCCGCCGGGAAAATTATTGTGACCGCCATTCGATTCGCCAGTTCCAACATAAATAATGTTCGGGTTGATCGGATCGATTGCAATATCTCCTACGGTAAGAACCGCAGCTTCATCAAAAACAGGAAACCACGTTACACCCGTATCGGTAGATTTAAACACTCCGCCAGTGGCGAATCCCGCATAAACATTGTTGGGATTAACCGGATCAAATTCGATATCAACAACTCTTCCGCCGATATTGAAAGGTCCCGCAAACTGCCATTGAACTGCAGTCTGCCCTTTACTCAATCTCTTAATTCGTGTTTCTTCAGCCAATAACTTTGCCTGTTGAATTGCATTTACATAAGCATCAGCATCTGCTTTATAAAAGGGATAAGTTCGTTTGATGAAATCCCACTCCGACGGTCTTTGATCAGGACCCGGTTCTTCACCTGTTGAAAGAACTATTTCGTTTCTATTTTTAAGTGTCGTTGAATCGTTCCCCGAAATAAAAAGAATTGAAATGAGGGCAAGAAGGAAAATCACCTGTAAAAAAATTTTCATAACGAACCTTAGGATAAAATTATTGGATTAATGTTTGAATATTCTTTAGTGGAAACATAATCAAGTTTGGGACTTTACTCAACGGTATAAATAGTGTGGTATATTGTAAATGTCACACTGAGCCTGTCGAAGTGTGACATTACTAGTAATGTCAAGCTTCGGCTTCAAGAGGCCAGGTATGCTACTTTGATGAAAAAAATAGCTGTTCCATAAGTGCCCATCCCATCAACCTGTCCGTTAGCTATTTATTATCAGGCTTATGATGATGGTTATGAAACAGCCATCTGCTCTGCATTTGGAGGACTATTATTTCAGTAGTGACCTAATTTCACACTTAGTCATTCCGAACTTGTTTCGGAATCTATTCAACCGAGGAGATTCTGAAATAATCCGCCGCAGCGGACAGAATGACAGTTTGTAATTTGAGCCTTCAGGCGAAATTAGGACACTGCTTTTTTTCAGGCTATTTCATTAATCATCTTAACAGAATCATCTTTTTTGTTTCTATAATGTTGCCAGCTTGTAATTTGTAGAAATAAACTCCGCTTGATAATTGAGAGGCATTAAACTCAACTTCATAAGTGCTGGCGGGTTTTTGTTCGTTGACCAGAGTTACAACTTCATTTCCAAGCACATCATAAACGCGCAGCAGCACGTGCGCCTGGGACGCATAATATGCGTCTCCCACAACGTATTTTATTTTTGTTGTGGGGTTGAATGGATTGGGATAGTTCTGAAGTAATTCAAATCCACTCACTATTTCGTTTTGAGCTTCGTGAATAGAAGTTGGTGCATCATATTTTAGTTTGAGGGAAGGATCACCAAGTATGTTAAGTGATTTTTTCATTTCATAAAAAAACCCTCCCGAACCATCAAAGAAATTCAAAAGTTGTCCAATGGATTCATCTGGAAGCGAAAATAGATTCTGGGCTATTATCCGTTGCATGTTTTGATATGTTGACCACCATGTTAAACCGCTTATTACCAGACTACCTATTGATCCTGCATTTTCAAGGTACAACATTTCATTACTTATTGTTGTGTTTGTATCGACTATAGCAGATTGAGTCATCAAAATTGAAAAGAAATATTTCCCATCATTCAGTAGTAATGATAGATCATTTAAACCAAAATAATCTTCTCGATTAAGAGATGAATCTTTATTCCGACCCTCAAACCACAAAACGGCACAGCCTGCGTTATTTACATAATTGGCGATCGAATCTTTATTTCCATAGAAAATTGAAGTGTCTACATCAGCAATAATTTTTTTATCAATATAAGTTGGTAAGTAAGCCGATAGTGATTGAGCTGTCCCTACAAAATTAAATACAGTATCATCTCCACAAACAAAAAGTACATTGTTATTCCACTCCTGCAAAGTTGAATTACTTTCATACTGTATAACTTTATTCAGATACTTTGTTAATTCGTTCTCACTCTTACAGGGGATTCTTCCAACATAAAAATCCGTTGCTACCGTATCTGGTTCGTAAATACTTTGTGTGTAGTAATAGTCTGTAAAAAATCTCCACTCCCCGGAACTTCCTAGTTGAGGGTTATCAAAATTCGGAACCATTGTAGTTGTACCCGCAATTAAGAAATAAACAGGTCTGGGCTGCTGCCAGTAAGTTCCCGCATAACTTATAAATGAACGGATGTTATCCTGTTTTGTTGAGTCTTCAAAAAACTCGGCGTAAATAGATGTTGTATCCGTTACGAGTACACTAAAATCAAAAAGTGTTTCTTTGTGATTTTTGAATTGCTGAAATGACTGAACCAGTTCCGGCGTTGTGATTACTATATAATCATACTGGTTCATTGTGTCGCGTAGTGTAACTGTTTGTGAATAGATCGTGCCCAGAAAAAGAAAAACAAGAAGCCCGGTTATTTTCCTCATATCTCCATCCTTATGTTTTGTTTCCGGTTACCCTCATCGCCGGTGGACGCAAAGCATGCGTCCCCAACTTTATTTTCTTAATTGTAAAACTATGCAGGTTCATAAATCAAAAAAAGAGGAAATAATTTTGCGTTCATTTAACAGTGACTGCATTTTTTTGTTTGGTCAGTTTTTAAGGGAAAAATCCGTGTATTACTTTAACTCGCTTTTCTCTTCAAACATCAGGCAATTGAACCACTCATAAAAATTGTTGCCTGTCGACAAATATTTAATCCTACTTTATTTCACACACCAATAAAAAATTTTAGGAGGGATGTATGAGGTATTTTTTTAAGTCCGTTTTTTATGTGTTCTTGTTAATGTTCCTGGTAACATCTATTGAAACATTCTCTCAGCCGCAACTTACCTTGCCGGATGCCAGTCAATCCGCAACTGTGTCACAGCGTATCGGGTTGACAGATATATCAATCACCTATAACCGTCCGGGAGTAAAAGGAAGAAATGTGTTTGGAGAGCTTGTTCCGTATGACCAGGTATGGCGAGCCGGCGCAAATAAAAACACAACAGTTTCTTTCAGCACTGATATAATGGTTGAAGGGAAAAAACTTTCTGCCGGTACTTATGGTCTGCATATGATTCCGTCAAAAAATGAATGGACAATTATATTCAGTAAAAATAATTGGTCGTGGGGCAGTTTTAATTATGATGAAGGTGAAGACGCACTGCGCGTTAAAATAAAACCACAAAGCGGTGAGTTCACTGAATGGCTTCAATATACTTTTGAATCTGCTGATCCTAACTCAACAATCATTGCATTGAACTGGGATAAAACAAAAGCCGGGTTTAAAGTTGAAGTTGATGTAAAGACACAGGTTCTTGCAAGTTTCAGAAAACAGTTTGATGACTTGCCGGGATTTTTCTGGCAGCCATGGAACCAGGCAGCAAATTATTGTCTTCAAAATAAATTTAACCTTGATGAAGCACTGACCTGGGCTGACAGATCAATAGGTATAAACCGAACTACTCAAAACCA
It includes:
- a CDS encoding helix-turn-helix transcriptional regulator, which encodes MAELIRMVSIITTFQLLLFAGFVLMLRKKGDLSHSLLLIFLVSNALFIAGFLIQHYLFVDLKLFVNFLFWGTTFGFLFGPLLYFYTKSVTIPGYKITSRFFLHLLPSLLYIVLVLLLFHLKPLEEKINLLQTGHVFPGNLGFWFNQVMNTQILIYLILSIVILKKHELSIKNSYSDIDTIKLSWLKLVIWAFVFMWFIDLVHYVLIRNYLITNLISNWLSLISLTINFVFAILIMYRGLKQPQYFDTLQTPIEKVKYENSALTKERSEEYLEELLAYMENEKPHLEPTLTLSNLAASLKVQPKVLSQIINQNLNQNFYDFVNDYRIREAKTILSDHSKSKMTVLEILYECGFNSKSVFNTAFKRNTGQTPTEYRLKNLTIQLQ
- a CDS encoding T9SS type A sorting domain-containing protein: MKIFLQVIFLLALISILFISGNDSTTLKNRNEIVLSTGEEPGPDQRPSEWDFIKRTYPFYKADADAYVNAIQQAKLLAEETRIKRLSKGQTAVQWQFAGPFNIGGRVVDIEFDPVNPNNVYAGFATGGVFKSTDTGVTWFPVFDEAAVLTVGDIAIDPINPNIIYVGTGESNGGHNNFPGGGVYKSTDAGTTWNFLGLSATTSIGRVIVHPVNTNIIYLAAVGSYFSPNPERGIYKSTNGGSTWEQNLFISDSTGAIDIVIDPNNPDRLMVSMWERVRRPNSSHLYGPSSGIYRTTNSGDSWSPVTSGLPDPSSTNVGRIGLSISKSNPEIVYALYGDGSNIISLFKTTNFGNSWIDVDTDGELQDGTAGFSWYFGQVRVHPTNPNTVYVMDVAFMRSTNSGTTWPIIYGYGGPDHLHVDHHALAFHPTNPNYILNGNDGGINISSDGGVNWSNAAHIPATQFYEIGLDANNPQKLYGGTQDNGTNRTQDGGLSNWQNIFGGDGFYVIVDHSNPNIIYAESQNGGLGKSVDGGFNWNYDVLNGVSSSEPTNWSTPVIMDPVTPTKLYYGTNFLYRTTNGASSWAKISPALTDWVSGRRLGTITTIAVAPTNTNVIYVGTDDAHVWVTTNNGTNWTEISDGLPDRWVTRVVVDPNDENIVYVTFSGLKWRDPQPHVFRSTNKGSNWTDISSNLPDAPVNAFAVDNNNANRLYLGSDVGMYVSFNTGASWEVLGEGLPVLPIGDIKIHPTANYLAAGTYGRSMYKIDLNAVTNVESTSSAINNFTLEQNYPNPFNPTTKIKFSISDVETGHAPSLQMVTLNIYDVLGKKVTTLINEEKPAGSYEVTFNGEGLASGVYYYKLTSTPGGGQAGKYTQTKKMILLR
- a CDS encoding T9SS type A sorting domain-containing protein, encoding MKKSLNILGDPSLKLKYDAPTSIHEAQNEIVSGFELLQNYPNPFNPTTKIKYVVGDAYYASQAHVLLRVYDVLGNEVVTLVNEQKPASTYEVEFNASQLSSGVYFYKLQAGNIIETKKMILLR
- a CDS encoding DUF2911 domain-containing protein produces the protein MRYFFKSVFYVFLLMFLVTSIETFSQPQLTLPDASQSATVSQRIGLTDISITYNRPGVKGRNVFGELVPYDQVWRAGANKNTTVSFSTDIMVEGKKLSAGTYGLHMIPSKNEWTIIFSKNNWSWGSFNYDEGEDALRVKIKPQSGEFTEWLQYTFESADPNSTIIALNWDKTKAGFKVEVDVKTQVLASFRKQFDDLPGFFWQPWNQAANYCLQNKFNLDEALTWADRSIGINRTTQNQVTKIMLLEELGRKSEADQLKGTAFENATEADVNAAGYQFLFAGKIDDAINVFKMNTENHPDSWNVWDSLAEGYMNKGDKDLATKFYNKALGMAPENQKARINQLLGQLKM